TCTCCCCACGATTTGCGATCAATACCTTCCGAAACATAAATCCAGATGCCTTCCCGTCAAACGTTATCGAATGCCGTTATCGTGGCCGAATCGCAAACAGCGGCTGACCATATTCCACCGGCTGGCCACTGGTGGCGATTCTCTTGACCACCTCACCGGCCACATCGGACTCGATCTCGTTCATTAGCTTCATCGCCTCGACGATACACAATACCTGCCCGGCTTCGACCTGATCTCCGACCTGCACAAATGAAGGGGCTCCGGGAGCGGGCGACTCATAGAACGTCCCTACGATGGGCGACTTCACCTCGTGCAGCTTCTCCTCAGCAGCCGGGTTGGCCGATGCCGTCGCAGAAACCGCCTGGGTGGCAGGAGCTGCAACTGCCGGCGCAGAAGATACCAGACGGCTCAGTTGAGAAAGATCCAGACTGGTTGTCGGAGCCGCGGCTGCACCTGCAAACTTGATCCTCACCTTCAGATCGTCCTGCTCCATGTCGAACTCGGCGATCTCATTCGCCTTCAGGAATTCGACCAGCTCACGAAGCTCTTGCATCTTTGTTCCGTCCATCTTCTCTCCTGTGCCTCTTTGCGGCACGTTCTTGTTATTACAACTCAATCCAGGCCTTCACACTCGGCGTTAGCACTTCGCCGCCCGCCGCCGTAACCAGCACCATATCTTCGATACGCAATCCGAACTTGCCCGGCATATATACCCCCGGCTCAATCGTGATCACCATCCCCTGCTCCAGCGGCTGCGTCTGCCTCGCCGCAAGCCGTGGCCCCTCATGAATCTCAAGCCCAACTCCGTGACCGGTGGAGTGCGTAAACCATCCGTCGAGCCCTGCTCCGCGCAAAACGCTTCGTGCTGCCTCATCCACATCTCCGGCAGTCACGCCCGCAGCCACGGCAGAGACCGCCACCTGCTGCGCTTCCAGAACCGCATCATACACTTCCCGCTCTTCGGACTGTGCCTTACCCAGGTGGACCGTCCGCGTCATGTCGCTCATATATCCATCTAGAACAACACCAAAGTCGAGCGTCACGAAGCCTCGACGAGGCAGTTTCGCCTCGCTGGCGCGTCCATGAGGAAAAGCGCTGCGCTCTCCACTGGCCACAATCGTCTCAAACGACATCGCCTCAGCTCCGGCCAGCCGCGCCCGATGCTCCAGCGTGGCCGCAACCTCTCTCTCAGTCAACCCCGGACGCAGGTACTCCAGCATCTCATCAAAAAGCTGGCAACCGAGTTGAGCGGCAGCACGGATCTTTGCAATCTCGTCGGAATCCTTCACCTCACGGAGCCTTGCGATCAAAGGCTGGACCGGCACGAACATTCCTCGCCGCACCTTTGCCGGAACCGCTTTACGCATGGAATCCAGCAAGGCCACTGTCGTCTGCTCAGCGTCGAAACCACATCGCTTGACACCTGCCTCAGCCAGCGATTCGCAAGCCGCCGTAACGGCTGGTTTCTTCGCGATCACGACGCGGGTTCCTGTAGCCTCCGCCTTTGCTTGGGCGGTATACCGCCCGTCGGTAAAGAGCACCGCCTTGCTCCCTGACAACGTCAGGGCAGCATTCGATCCGGTAAAGCCACACAGGTAGCGAACATCGGGAAGATGGGTCACAAGCAATCCATCCACCCCGGCTCTGCTTACAGCCCGGGCTGCCTTTGTCCTCCGCGCTCGAAAGTTCATCTTTTTGATTCTACTCAACCGGAGCGCCTCGCGACGTAGCTTTCGGGCGCGAGGAACCGTTATCATGAACTATGTCCGTTGCCTTACGCGATTCCTCGAAGCCGAGCCTTACGCGTAGAAGATTCATTCTTGGTTCTGGTCTTACCGCTGCCGGACTTGCCTTTTACGCCGGTGAGATCGCCCGTCACGAGGTCGACGTTGTCGAAAACCGCGTCGCAATCGCCAATCTTCCCTCCGCCTTTCACGACTTCCGCATTGCCCAGATCTCCGATATTCACCTCGACGAGTTCACCGAGCCCTTTTTCCTCGAGCACGTCGTCAACAAAATCAATGCCCTTGCGCCTGATCTCGTCCTCGTCACCGGCGATTTCGTCACCCGTGGCTCTCTCACCTTTATCGACAGCCGTCACGCTGCTTACCGCTGCGCCGAGATCCTCAGCCGCCTGAAGGCTCCTCAAACCTACTGCGTCCTGGGCAATCACGACGTCGCCGTCAGCGCTCCTCTGGTAATCGGAGCATTGCGTTCGACTAAAATCCCGGTCCTGGTCAATGAGCACGTCCCCATAGAACGCTCCGGCTCTCGTATATGGCTCTGTGGAGCGGATGACGCAACCCGCCGCCCCGATCTCGGCTTCACCATTCCGGAGGCACCCGACGGCCCCGTTCTCCTGATGTTCCACGAACCGGATCTGGCTGACAGTGTCATCAAACACCCTCGCGGAAAATTCGTAGACCTGATGCTCTCCGGCCACTCACACGGAGGCCAGGTTCGAATCCCTTTCTATGGTCCGTTGATCCTTCCTCCACTCGGCCAGAAATATGTCATGGGGAACTACCGCTTAGGGAAGATGCAGCTTTACGTCAATCGTGGAATCGGAGCTGTTGGCCTGCCCTTCCGTTTCGCCTGCGCACCAGAGCTCACGATTCATACCCTGCAACCCGTCTGAGTTTTGCTTTGTCATTCCAGAACAACGCAGAGGAACCTGTTTTTACCAGCGGGCTACGTTCGCCGAAAACATTTCAAGGCGTGGTCGTTCACAATGCCCGTGGCCTGCAACCATGCATAGACAATTACCGGCCCGACAAATTTAAAACCGCGTTTCTTCAGCGCCTTCGATACCTCTTCCGACAACGCAGTCTTTGCGGGAACAACTCCAGTTGTATTCAGAATCGGCTTACCGCCAGCCATCTTCCATACCCATTGGGAGAAGTCTTCTCCTTCCGCCTGCATCTTTAAATAGGCCTTCGCGCCGCCAATCGTCGCTTCAATCTTTGCCCGAGACCGTATGATCCCCGGGTTCTCCAGAAGCCGTTCCACGTCGGCTTCCTTCATCTTCGCGACCTTCACCGGATCAAAGTTATGAAATGCCTTCCGGAAAGCATCGCGTTTGCGCAAAATCGTGATCCACGAGAGTCCCGCCTGAAACCCCTCGAGCATCAGCATCTCCCACAACGTCCGGCTGTCATACAGCGGCACGCCCCACTCCTCATCGTGGTAAGCACGATATAGCGGATCGCTCCCTGCCCAGCTGCAACGAACAAGTTCTTTCATGAAATGATTGGATTCGCCGGTAAGAACAAAGATGCCAGATCTACAGAGATCAGCGTGCTCGGCCTGCTGGTTTCTTCTGCTTCGGAGCAACTACGGCAGGAGCTGACGTCTTCACACCGCTCTTCTCATCCATCCACGCATCCAGCAGAGACTTCTTGAAACGCCAGCGATTGCCCAATTTGAAAGCAGGGATGAATCCCTCCGAGGCATAGCGATACAACGTATCTCCACTGATCCCGAGATACTCCGATGCCTGCCGGATATCCATCACCTCGCGGAATGCTACCTGTGCATGTGCCATCGGATAAGAACCTCCTTACCTCAGAAGAAAATGGGCGAAACCGGGAAGAGTTCCGGACAACCCGGCAATCTCTTTGTATTCCCTTTCGTCCGCCCATTTCAATCAAATTCTTCAGCTATTGCTTAGCAAGTTACTGATAACTCATCACTAAACAGGAGGCTGAAGGCCCTTTACCACGTCCAGCAGGTCCTTTCCGACCGTCCGGTTCTTCGCAATGGCATCAGCAATCGGAATATCCGAGATCTGCGTTCCCTTCAGCACCACAAGGCGTCCGAACTTACCTGCATGGACCAGATCGATCGCCGCCACACCATACCGCGTCGCCAGCATTCGGTCATACGCTGTGGGAGTACCACCACGCTGGGTATGCCCCAGGTTTACGCTGCGGGTCTCATACTTCGTGCGCTTCTCGATCTCCTCAGCCAACGCCTGCCCGATGCCGCTCAACCGTGCATGGCCGAAGGAATCCACCGCGGTTCCGTGCGTGGCCTGCTCTCCTTCCGGCAACTTCGCGCCTTCGGCTACGACGACAATCGAGAACTTCTTCCCATGGTCATGCCGATATTTCACCAGCTTGCAAACCTCGTCGATATCGATCGGGACCTCTGGAACCAGAATCGCATCGGCTCCGCCTGCAATTCCCGCCGTCACCGCAATCCATCCCGCATCGCGCCCCATCACTTCGACGACGATGACACGATTGTGTGCCTCCGCGGTTGAGTGCAACCGGTCCACGGCCTCTGTCGCAATGCTCACCGCCGTATCGAAGCCAAAGCAGACATCTGTTCCATTCAGATCGTTGTCGATCGTCTTCGGCACGCCGACACACTTCACTCCGCGCTCACTCAGCGCCAGGGAGATCGACTGCGTATCGTCTCCACCCAGTGCAATCAGAGCATCCAGCTTATGCTTCTGGAGCACCTCCACACACTTCTCAAATCCACCCGGAATCTTCTTCACGTTCGTCCGCGACGAACGCAAAATCGTGCCGCCCTTGTGCAAAATCCCCGACGTCGTCTCCAGGTTCAGAGGCATGGTGACATCCTCCAGAACGCCACGCCATCCCTCCATAAACCCAATGAACTCATCGCCATAGTGGAGAATCCCCTTCCGTACCGCCGCACGAATCACGGCATTCAGCCCCGGGCAATCACCACCACCAGTCAACACTCCAATGCGCATCGAATCTCCTTTTCTACGTCGGGAGCATGATACCGCAGCTTCAGCGCCACCACTCCGACCGCAGCGCAGTCTCGCGCACCACTTCCGTCGGTATCCCGGGCTCAGGAATCCACGTCGCAATGCCCTTCTCGTCTGCAAGCTCGCAGAATCGCTCGATCGGCTGTCGCCATCCATGCATCGCCAGGTCAAACAGGCCCCAGTGAATCGGCATCAGAAGGCCCTTGCTACCCAGTTCTTCGAACGCCCGCACCGCTCCATCGGGCCCAAGATGAATGTCCTTCCACAGTTCGTTGTAGGCCCCGATCTCAAGCATCGTCACATCGAACGGCCCATACGCATCACCGATCTCTTTAAACCCGGGCCACCATCCCGAATCGGCTCCGTAATAGACATTGTGTTTCGGTCCCTTCAACACAAACGACGACCACAGAGTTTCGAAGCGGTTGAACATGCTTCTCCCAGAAAAATGTCTCGATGGCAATGCCGTAATCTCAAGCGATGCATCGCCGATGCTCTGTGTCCAGTCCAGCTCCGTGATGCGGCGTTTCTTCACTCCATACTCTTCCAGAATCTCGCCCACTCCTAGCGAGGTCACCCACTCCGTATCGCGCAACGCCGGCAGCTTCGCAAGGTTCCGAATCGTCCACTCGCCTAAGTGATCGTAGTGGTCGTGCGAGACAATGACCACATCCAGTCGAGGCATATCTTTCAGCTTGAGTGGAGCTGCAAAGAACCTCTTCGGTCCCGCCCACCGTAGCGGAGAAGCTCGCTGATCCCACACCGGATCCACCAGCACCCGCATTCCATCGATCTCCACCAGCGTCGATGAGTGCCCCATCCATGTCAGTCTCAGTCCACTTGTTGGTGGCGTCCCATAGAGACTTACATCGGTACGGAACGGCCCCAGCGGTGTCCGTGGAGATTTCTCTTCCTTATTCCGAAGATAAAGCGGAAGCGCCTTACGCAGCGTCTCCCATCCACCCACTGACGTTGGCACAGGATTCAAAAAACGTCTGTGCTCATAAATAGCCTGGCGAAGCAGCGCTTTCGCTTGCTCCGCCTCTGGGGCATCCACAGATTCCATCCCTTCACCTCCGCAATCAAGGCAGATAATAGAACGGATTCGGCAGCTTCACACTCGTCTCTCCACGCGCCTGTCCGTTCAGATCGCTCCATTGATCGCCCATGTTCAATACGATGCGATAGCCCGCGTCAACGATCTTTTGTCGTTCCTGACTCTTATAATCCACCGTCGTCATCTGCTTCTGCGATCCTGCGCGAAGCGCCAGCCCTTTCCATCCTTTGAACCCTGCGCTCTCCAGATTCCTGGCTGTTGCCTCCCGCTGCTCCTCCCATCGCCCCGTAATAAAGAAGACATCCACACCCGCTGCCTGTGCTTTGTTCACCAGACGCACCGTGCCCGGAATCGGCATCGCCGCCTCAGGGGACATCGCCCATTTATTGAACGCTGCTAATAGGAAGCCATAGTCTTCTCGCCGCAACTCGCAGAAGTTCGTCATCGACGTCTCATCGATATCCAGAACGATTGCCAGTTTCTCTCCCTTCTTCTTCGAAGCAATCGCCCGCTCCAGTACGGTCTCTGCTCGCTTTGTCTGAGCATCCAGATCAGCCCAATAACACCCTACGGTTCCTGTGCACTCTGCATAATCAGCTAGCCGATAGCGCTCTGTGCCAAAGTTAGGAACAGGTTCTGCAGCCACCAATACCGTAGGATCCGCCGCTGCTGCCTCTGCCGTCTCTCGAACCTGTTCTGGCGATGGCCGCTTCGATGTCGTCAATGTCATTGGCCTGCTGGCCGGGTCCACCGAACACGAGGGAGGAGTTGTTATTTGCCCAACACAAACCTGACTCGCCAGCAAAACCACTCCCAACAGCCGCCACTCGCTCTTCATTCCGTCTCCTTGCATCATTCAATTTCTCTAAATTTATGGAAGTGTCATCCTGAGCGAAGTTGGCGCATTTTTTGCGGCAACGGAGCCGAAGGATCTGTGTTTCCTGAGCGGCAGGGATCTATCCCTTCGACGTCGCCTCATCAGCATAAAAATCTGCAATCTCGCGAGCGTACTTCTTCTCCACCACGCGACGCTTCAGTTTCAGGCTCGGAGTCAGCTCCTCCGTCTCCACACTCCATTCATCAGGAACCACCAGCATCCGCTTGATGCTCTCAAAATGGGCTAGCTCCTGATTCACTCGATCCACGATCTCCTGATACTCCTTCACCACCTTGGGATCCTTCACAAGCACAGTCGCGTCCTCCGTCTGTATTCCCTGCCCCTTTGCCCAGCCCTTCAACGCCGCAAGGTTCGGAGAGAGCAGTACGCAGGCGAACTTATGCTTATCTCCCACCATCGCCGCATGTCCTATCAGGTGATTTGCCTTTAACTTGTTCTCAATCGGCTGCGGAGCGATCAGCTTTCCGCCGCTTGTCTTCAACAACTCCTTCTTGCGGTCGGTGATCGAAAGAAAACCATCCTGATCAATATTTCCGATATCACCGGTCTTGAACCAGCCGTCCGCAGTGAAGGTCTCCTTTGTCTCCTGATCCTTCTTCCAGTACCCCTCAAAGATCGAAGGTCCTTTGACCTCCAGCTCGCCATCCACTGCAATGCGGCACTGCACATTCTCCAGCGGCTTTCCTACAGTTCCAATCCGATGAGCACTCGGATAGTTCAGCGCAATGACCGGCGAAGTCTCCGTTAGTCCATAGCCTTCGAAGATACGGATCCCCGCATCCGCAAACCATCCTGCGGTGTCCATTCCCAGCGGAGCTCCACCTGCAATAAAGATGTGCGCCTTCCCGCCGAACGCCTCGCGGATCTTTCCGAAGACCAGCTTATTCGCCAGCTTCCAGCTCAGCCCGCCAGGCTCCTTCCCTTTCAACGTGTCAGCCCGATGCGCCTTACCAACACTCAGCGCCCATGCAAGGATTTTGTTTTTCACCGGAGAAGCTGCCGACTTGCCCTCGACTGCCTGCCGGATTTTTTCGTAGACCCTCGGCACGGCAACAAAGATCGTGGGCTGCACAATCTTCATCGCCTCCGGAAGCTGTTCGAACTTTGCGCAATACGCCAGCTTTGTTCCATGACACAGCAGCGCATAGTCCAGGTGCCTCGCCGTCACATGCGACAGAGGAAGAAACGAGATGCTTACGTCCTTGTCGCCCAGCCCCAGGGAGCCGGTCGAATAGTTCAGGTTGCTGGCGAAGTTACCATGCGTCAACATGACACCCTTCGGCTCGCCTGTTGTTCCTGAAGTGTAGATAATCGTCGCCAGGTCTTCTGGGCGCGCAGTCTTCACCAGCACGTCGAATTCGGCATCGCGCTGCTGCTTCGCAACCGCCTCCTTCATCAAATCAGAAAATTGATCTGCTCCCTCATACTGGCCCTCATCCATCACCACCACATGTTCCAGCTCGGGAAGATCGCCAGCCTGACAGACCTTCTGGTACTGCTCTGCCGACGACACAACAAT
This portion of the Edaphobacter sp. 4G125 genome encodes:
- a CDS encoding 6-phosphofructokinase produces the protein MRIGVLTGGGDCPGLNAVIRAAVRKGILHYGDEFIGFMEGWRGVLEDVTMPLNLETTSGILHKGGTILRSSRTNVKKIPGGFEKCVEVLQKHKLDALIALGGDDTQSISLALSERGVKCVGVPKTIDNDLNGTDVCFGFDTAVSIATEAVDRLHSTAEAHNRVIVVEVMGRDAGWIAVTAGIAGGADAILVPEVPIDIDEVCKLVKYRHDHGKKFSIVVVAEGAKLPEGEQATHGTAVDSFGHARLSGIGQALAEEIEKRTKYETRSVNLGHTQRGGTPTAYDRMLATRYGVAAIDLVHAGKFGRLVVLKGTQISDIPIADAIAKNRTVGKDLLDVVKGLQPPV
- a CDS encoding AMP-dependent synthetase/ligase; translated protein: MFDLRTVNDVFVRATGRGDRAVLMAQDAAASWSPISSVQLYGRVRALADVLRGWGIGKGDRVALLAENRWEWLVTDLAVLAIGGVDVPLYPTLTPEQIGYMLKDSGAKAIVVSSAEQYQKVCQAGDLPELEHVVVMDEGQYEGADQFSDLMKEAVAKQQRDAEFDVLVKTARPEDLATIIYTSGTTGEPKGVMLTHGNFASNLNYSTGSLGLGDKDVSISFLPLSHVTARHLDYALLCHGTKLAYCAKFEQLPEAMKIVQPTIFVAVPRVYEKIRQAVEGKSAASPVKNKILAWALSVGKAHRADTLKGKEPGGLSWKLANKLVFGKIREAFGGKAHIFIAGGAPLGMDTAGWFADAGIRIFEGYGLTETSPVIALNYPSAHRIGTVGKPLENVQCRIAVDGELEVKGPSIFEGYWKKDQETKETFTADGWFKTGDIGNIDQDGFLSITDRKKELLKTSGGKLIAPQPIENKLKANHLIGHAAMVGDKHKFACVLLSPNLAALKGWAKGQGIQTEDATVLVKDPKVVKEYQEIVDRVNQELAHFESIKRMLVVPDEWSVETEELTPSLKLKRRVVEKKYAREIADFYADEATSKG
- a CDS encoding helix-turn-helix domain-containing protein; protein product: MAHAQVAFREVMDIRQASEYLGISGDTLYRYASEGFIPAFKLGNRWRFKKSLLDAWMDEKSGVKTSAPAVVAPKQKKPAGRAR
- a CDS encoding HAD family acid phosphatase, whose product is MKSEWRLLGVVLLASQVCVGQITTPPSCSVDPASRPMTLTTSKRPSPEQVRETAEAAAADPTVLVAAEPVPNFGTERYRLADYAECTGTVGCYWADLDAQTKRAETVLERAIASKKKGEKLAIVLDIDETSMTNFCELRREDYGFLLAAFNKWAMSPEAAMPIPGTVRLVNKAQAAGVDVFFITGRWEEQREATARNLESAGFKGWKGLALRAGSQKQMTTVDYKSQERQKIVDAGYRIVLNMGDQWSDLNGQARGETSVKLPNPFYYLP
- a CDS encoding MBL fold metallo-hydrolase, producing the protein MESVDAPEAEQAKALLRQAIYEHRRFLNPVPTSVGGWETLRKALPLYLRNKEEKSPRTPLGPFRTDVSLYGTPPTSGLRLTWMGHSSTLVEIDGMRVLVDPVWDQRASPLRWAGPKRFFAAPLKLKDMPRLDVVIVSHDHYDHLGEWTIRNLAKLPALRDTEWVTSLGVGEILEEYGVKKRRITELDWTQSIGDASLEITALPSRHFSGRSMFNRFETLWSSFVLKGPKHNVYYGADSGWWPGFKEIGDAYGPFDVTMLEIGAYNELWKDIHLGPDGAVRAFEELGSKGLLMPIHWGLFDLAMHGWRQPIERFCELADEKGIATWIPEPGIPTEVVRETALRSEWWR
- a CDS encoding metallophosphoesterase — translated: MSVALRDSSKPSLTRRRFILGSGLTAAGLAFYAGEIARHEVDVVENRVAIANLPSAFHDFRIAQISDIHLDEFTEPFFLEHVVNKINALAPDLVLVTGDFVTRGSLTFIDSRHAAYRCAEILSRLKAPQTYCVLGNHDVAVSAPLVIGALRSTKIPVLVNEHVPIERSGSRIWLCGADDATRRPDLGFTIPEAPDGPVLLMFHEPDLADSVIKHPRGKFVDLMLSGHSHGGQVRIPFYGPLILPPLGQKYVMGNYRLGKMQLYVNRGIGAVGLPFRFACAPELTIHTLQPV
- the accB gene encoding acetyl-CoA carboxylase biotin carboxyl carrier protein codes for the protein MDGTKMQELRELVEFLKANEIAEFDMEQDDLKVRIKFAGAAAAPTTSLDLSQLSRLVSSAPAVAAPATQAVSATASANPAAEEKLHEVKSPIVGTFYESPAPGAPSFVQVGDQVEAGQVLCIVEAMKLMNEIESDVAGEVVKRIATSGQPVEYGQPLFAIRPR
- a CDS encoding M24 family metallopeptidase: MNFRARRTKAARAVSRAGVDGLLVTHLPDVRYLCGFTGSNAALTLSGSKAVLFTDGRYTAQAKAEATGTRVVIAKKPAVTAACESLAEAGVKRCGFDAEQTTVALLDSMRKAVPAKVRRGMFVPVQPLIARLREVKDSDEIAKIRAAAQLGCQLFDEMLEYLRPGLTEREVAATLEHRARLAGAEAMSFETIVASGERSAFPHGRASEAKLPRRGFVTLDFGVVLDGYMSDMTRTVHLGKAQSEEREVYDAVLEAQQVAVSAVAAGVTAGDVDEAARSVLRGAGLDGWFTHSTGHGVGLEIHEGPRLAARQTQPLEQGMVITIEPGVYMPGKFGLRIEDMVLVTAAGGEVLTPSVKAWIEL
- a CDS encoding DNA-3-methyladenine glycosylase I, whose protein sequence is MKELVRCSWAGSDPLYRAYHDEEWGVPLYDSRTLWEMLMLEGFQAGLSWITILRKRDAFRKAFHNFDPVKVAKMKEADVERLLENPGIIRSRAKIEATIGGAKAYLKMQAEGEDFSQWVWKMAGGKPILNTTGVVPAKTALSEEVSKALKKRGFKFVGPVIVYAWLQATGIVNDHALKCFRRT